AGCCTTAAACAAGGAAAACGATAAAAGTCCATTTCCTTAAAATGGAGTTTGCCGACCTCAGCCAGCGACAGCGGTTTCGCCGGGGACTTCATTCGTTCAGGGTAAGTCAAAGCATATTGAATGGGTACTCTCATGTCCGGATTCCCCAGTTGGGCAACGATGCTCGTATCCTGAAACTCCACATAGGAATGAATGATGCTTTCCGGATGAAGCAATACGTGAATTTGCTCATAATCAAGCCCAAACAGCCAGTGGGCTTCTATGACCTCCAGCCCTTTGTTTACCATCGTTGCTGAATCAATCGTAATTTTGGCGCCCATCGACCAATTGGGATGTTTAAGTGCATCTTCCACCGTAACTTCACGAAGCTGTTCTCTTGTCAGATCCCTGAAAGAACCTCCCGATGCCGTGAGGGTGATATGCGCCACATCTTTCATGCGCTCACCGTTCAAGCATTGGAAAATAGCTGAGTGCTCACTGTCAATCGGCAGCAACGGTACGCCTTTCGCCCGAGCCCGCTCTGTGACCAGATGACCGGCAGTAACCAGTGTTTCCTTATTGGCCAAACCGATCTGCTTCCCAGCCTCAATCGCGGCCAGCGTGGAGTGCAATCCGACACTGCCCATTACAGCCGTCACAACCATATCTGCCTCTGTGTTTGCAGCCAGCTCAACGAGTCCTTCATTTCCCCAATGCAGTTCCATGCCAGGTGGCAGTAAAGGCCGAATTTCTTCCGCCAGCTGCCTGGTGCCGACAGACACTTTTTTAGGTTGATAAAGATGCGCCTGTTCAGCAAGCAGCTTTATGTTAGAACCACCTGCTAAAGCCTCAACAGCAAACTGATCCGGGTGCATAGATACCACATCCAGCGTTTGTGTTCCAATAGATCCGGTTGAACCGAGTACCGTAATTCTTTTCATGATGCACCTTCCTATCCTGAAAATCACTTTTATCCAGGAGCTCATTGTTTGTTATTCAGGGCAGCTATGCTATTGGTTTCATCCTTCTTATGAAGCGGTGTGAGCAGCATAGAGATTAATCCTGAGCATAAACTGTAATCACCAGGTAAGTTTCATGGAAGCAGCATCAGCATATGTACAAATGGAAAAACGACAATCCAGCTGTCGCAGCGGTCTAAAATACCACCGTGCCCTGGCAGCAGATTACCGGAATCTTTAATGCCGTACACTCGTTTGTATGCAGATTGCACCAAATCGCCCAGTTGCCCCACAACCGCACAGGCCAAGCCAATACCGAAGGCTTTGGAC
This DNA window, taken from Paenibacillus kribbensis, encodes the following:
- a CDS encoding 1-deoxy-D-xylulose-5-phosphate reductoisomerase, producing MKRITVLGSTGSIGTQTLDVVSMHPDQFAVEALAGGSNIKLLAEQAHLYQPKKVSVGTRQLAEEIRPLLPPGMELHWGNEGLVELAANTEADMVVTAVMGSVGLHSTLAAIEAGKQIGLANKETLVTAGHLVTERARAKGVPLLPIDSEHSAIFQCLNGERMKDVAHITLTASGGSFRDLTREQLREVTVEDALKHPNWSMGAKITIDSATMVNKGLEVIEAHWLFGLDYEQIHVLLHPESIIHSYVEFQDTSIVAQLGNPDMRVPIQYALTYPERMKSPAKPLSLAEVGKLHFKEMDFYRFPCLRLAFECGKMGGTAPTAFNAANEIAVARFLRGEIPFLQIEAIIERVLERHVNVANPDLSTIEACDTETRSIAGGL